The following is a genomic window from Penaeus chinensis breed Huanghai No. 1 chromosome 38, ASM1920278v2, whole genome shotgun sequence.
ATGTCATGGGTCCAGTAAATACGAGGTTGTGGTTTGGGGCGCCATGACCTTGGCTGACTTGGCCAGTAAGGTTAGTTTGCGAGATGCGTgttttattctcctttattttctttgatgCTGGGATAGTGGCCCATATCTTGTTTTATCGATTGTTCCTGATGTTCAGAGGATAGTCAAGATATATGTGGATTCAGTAGCTCTCCAGTGAAAGAAGATTAGTACTCTTAATTCATTAGTGAGATATTGAATTGATATTTCATATGTACTTCTTGAGAAAATAATGTTTTTCCTTATTATCTGATTGACATCTCTGTAAGGCCAAAAAGGAAATGATTTAGGAAGGCATGCCATATTGAATTacgttttagtttttttctggtATTAATTGGACGCAAGTGATACAATTTCAAATGATATGCTAACCAAGATTTATCATTATCGAGTATGTAGGGAATAAGCTAGAATTTAGTGGACAAGTGCATCCCAATCAGAGTGCTCTTTTCTCTAATCTCTTCCCCTTGCAGATTGAGACAGTGACTCATGTCTCTCAAGCCAGTCAGAAGATCATATTCAAAGGGAAAAACCTGGCTGACCCAGGTGTGACCCTTGCCAGCTATGGCATTGGGCCCGGGGCAAAAGTCATGGTGTTGGGGAAGAAATTTGATCCTGAGGATGATGCTAGTTATCAAGCTGTGGCCCAGGTAGGGAAGTGGCTCATTGTCGTTtcagttatatagttatatatttttttttgtgatatatagttaatatgtattatatacatgtatgcatatatgcaaatctttatctgtatttatatttgtatctctatctatctatctatatatgtctctttctctatatctctttctctctctctctctctctctctctctctctctctctctctctctctctctctctctctctctctctctctctctctctctctctctctctctctctctctctctctctctctctctctctctctctctctctctctctctctctctctctctctctctctctctctctctctctctctctctctctctctctctctctctctctctgtatatatctacatttgtgtgtgtatacatatatatatatatatatatatatatatatgtaatgtatatgtatatgtatatgtatattatatatgtatgtctgtgtctatgtatatttatgtatttatgtatgacatatatgtatgtttgtatgtatctagttttgtatatatgtaaatatgtacaggtTGACAATCCCATGTCTGAGCATCTAAAATCCATGTATTTTTAGTATGGAGTTTGGTGCTCAAAAAGGCTACCAGCTTTGACCTACTTGTGGTCTTAATTAACCCAACTGCTCCAGACTTATGCTCTGTCCCCtgcatttttttgtgaatgttgttacatacagatggttccacatgtgctcagctggcaaggaatcggtcagtagccctagtgactgatccaaatttccacattccttgaattggtagtaaaatgtgtttttctttttaatgcagttgtgatcgatactgttgttattgttattgattttatgattattaaatttttattaaaatctcgataacatttaagacagtgAAATAATCCAAGAGTctaggaagagggtaaacaggtgagataggtaggacttataactgactccttggtgactaagcacttgtagagccatctatgtgtaaatataataaataagcttatattacagtgggcatgccatgtattcttgccatatggaaTAATTGGGTTAACCctctatttcatttatattatttattataattagtatactATTCTACTGATAAACTGTAATAATATGTGCAGACTTTTTTTTATCCCTCgtaatataagtatttatacaatATGCAATATTGTTTGTATACAATATTGCACCAAAAGGGTAGTTTTGAAAacccagaaaacaaaaaaactgaaacgTAGCTGGCCCCAAGGGTTTTAGATGCAGAAttgtgtacctgtatatgtatgtatgtatgtatgtatgtatgtatgtatgtatgtatgtatgtatgtatgtatgtatgtatgtatgtatgtatgtatgcatatgtgtgtgtgtgtgtgtgtgtgtgtgtgtgtgtgtgtgtgtgtgtgtgtgtgtgtgtgtgtgtgtgtgtgtgtgtgtgtgtgtgtctatatatatatatatatgtatatgtatatgtatatataatataatataataatttatgtatgtatatgtttatatgtatatgtatgtgtgtatgtatgttcatatatgtttgcatgtatatttatatgtaattgaatatgtatatgtaaatatatatttgtatgtatatatgtatatcctatcCATCTTTTGATCAAGTTATTGCTAACATttcattattaaatatttataatatgttcttcaaattaaagaaaaaaatgagttgATATGAAAAAATCAAGCTGATGTAAATCACTCATTTCAGATTGATAATTCATGCTCGGCTGTGGAAAAAAAGCTGAACGACTTATTGCCTGAAGTCGACAGTATTGCTAATGGCTACATGGAACCTCATTTGTGTGGAGAAGCACTTGTGAAGCTGAAGAAACAACTACTTGGAGTGAATGAGGAGTTCATGAGGTTACTGGAACGGCTTGATGGAATATCCTTCGAGGTAAGACTTACTCATAAAGTGCTGGGTATTATGGACTAAAGATTATTACTTTCTTGGTTGTCTTGGTCAGGGgcatcatgtctttttttttgggggggggtgggggggggaggggggcagatttGATCAGTGAAGTAAGcaattcaaccccccccccccccccccatgatgtCCTGGGTCTAGGCTGATTCTGACTACAGGGAGGTGAatgtttagtaatatatataaaaccaagaGATTCAAGGTTAACAGTAAATGAGAACCATTATGCATTATTTGGAGTAAGCTgtatcagaaatgaagaaaagtatTAGATGAATATtagaattattaaataaatatttttctgtttttccatttgctccttttttttaatttttttttttaggtatatgattttatgatttttgtcTACAGTATTTTCAAGGAATAAAACTTAGCCAATTcagaaaagatgataaaatatattaattttactcTTGTTATTTATGTTCATCCCTTGTATCATCTTGGATCATAACAGTGGGTAATTGACTCTCCAGCTTATTCAACCGAGACTAACTTGACCGAAATCTCTTGGTGCATAAAATAATAGTGGAATTTAATGTAaagttttaaaagaaaaagaagagaaaatgacagaTGTTTTTTGTACATATGCACTCcaaaaaattatatagaaaaaaaagttcattattaaatatattccTCTCTTGTTAgcataaaaaaaagattatctCTCCTTGTTACAGGAGAATCAAGCACCAGCAAGACAGAAGAGGAAGTCGGTAGTGCAGAAAATCCAGTATTTAATGGAAAGGACTGACCAAGTACAAGAAAATATTAATCACCTAATTAAGAGCTATTCCTAGTAACAGCTAGAACTTAGCTTTGTGATGATATGCTCCAAGAACAAGTAGGCAACGGTGGTTCATTTTTTTTGCCGAGTTTGATGCTGTATTCTAGTGTGTGGCAGAGTTGAGATGGCTATGGCATTTACAAATGTCAtgcaatttgtttttttctttttttatatatatatatataatgaaagtgataatagcaGGATTATTaggataatattgttaattattccAGATACCCAACTCATTTCACATGTACCTTAATGGAATTGATGTGTTTTGCTTTGGTGTGCATGATATTCATGtactaatttttattttattttattttgatttttaatttttttgatatTTCCATTAAGATGTTCAGTTCTGGGACCAGTCATGGGCTTCTGCTTTCAAGCAACAATTTTGAGAATGCTGTAGTCCTTTTGAATTTTGTGGAAGGTAAACATTTtacccattctttttttttggatagccttttttctgttatttttgcaTTATGTTTACTAGACCTACTTTTATGGAATGATTGTtttgtttaagtatttatttgtttttggaaattgattgtattttgtattttaaagGCATAATCAAGTCCTGTTATaagaatttatatttttgttatattttctttgttttcttttttattattgaactTTTCAATTTGATTTATTCTTTTTTGGAGGATTGAGGAGAACACTGTATTTTATAGTTAGATAAagtttacacacatgcatatttccataaacaagaacaaaattgtACATTAACCATTAGAAGAAATAGGTTGAATATTTAGTTTTTAGTAGTAAATATTACTCTATCTAATAgtgaatatttataatacaagAAATATGAATTTCTATATAATGTAATGCTATGGCTAGTTAAACATATTTGGTGGATTAATGACATATAGGTTGTAGTCATATTAAGGTGCggctaagaaagagagaaacagaaagtcgATTGCTTAAGAAATATTCTCTTCAGACTTTTAAGTCAATGATTTGCAGCTTTCCTAGAACATTGTCGGAGAGAGAAAATTGGTCTGCTTTGgtatctacgaaaaaaaaaagataaaggaaaatcatCGACCGTCATCTCTGTGATTTTTGTCAAGTTTTCTGGAACGTTAAACTTGCCATGCGGCCTCTTGAGTTACTGATTGGCCAAGCTGCTCCAGTCAGTCAGGTGTTCCAGTTAGCCAGTCTGTAAGTTAGTCTGTCAGCAACTTCAAAGTCAGAGTGGGAGTCTAACGTTCAGAAAAGCAGAGAAACACACTACAAGCGTTGTCTCAGTACTAACCCCTTTCTATGATTCTCAACGAAGGGCAGTCTTTGTGATGCAGCTTCAGGAGTGCTTTGTGTCGAAAGCACTTGCTAAAAATCCTGCCATCAGTTTTTATGTTGgggaatataaacaaaacaaaacaaacaaaaaaaatgtccAGTACAATTCCCTGAAAGTTTTACAAGttgaattttaaaatatatacaccaTATTGCCATGTACCTGAAAGTGATTAGAACAGGTAGACATTAATTCAGGTATCAATTAAATGAATAGTGTATTTTTTAAATGTTGCACATTCTCGTATCTTGCCTTACGATGGCTATTGAGTGTTGAACTGGTTATAGATTTTTTCTTTGTAGATAATGAGTATAGTTTTGTAAtttgttatagatatatttattgattattattatttttgtattgtttctttcctttttgtaggTAGAGTTAAGCCATTGgttcataatattattttatcctcATTTTACCCCAAAAAATTTATTATTGAATTACTTGTAGATAATTTGAAGCCCTCCTGCTTGAAACAAACATTTAATTTCCCTTGCCATGTAAATGGTCCTGAACTCAGTATCTGGAATTGCAGTGCAAATATTGAATGAAAAACAATGCTGTATAAATACAACTTTATTAGTGAAATTTGAATAATAGTTGGAAGTGCATTAGAATCTAAAAAtcctgaataaataaaaatgtatctagctttttttaaagaaaaaagcaaagaccAAAAACTGctatatcattattagaattatatgaatataaatcatcCAGAGTCCTTGCTGTAAAGAATTATCTAGTTGCAAATGGGAATCATGAATGCGTCCGTCTACCATGTATATAACTTCTGGGTATGATGTATGTGCTTAATGGAGCTTAATAACTTACTAATTTATTAAACTACTCATAA
Proteins encoded in this region:
- the LOC125045830 gene encoding BAG family molecular chaperone regulator 1-like isoform X2, with protein sequence MWLFGRFLKSNPAKMGDAEYNILLCHGSSKYEVVVWGAMTLADLASKIETVTHVSQASQKIIFKGKNLADPGVTLASYGIGPGAKVMVLGKKFDPEDDASYQAVAQIDNSCSAVEKKLNDLLPEVDSIANGYMEPHLCGEALVKLKKQLLGVNEEFMRLLERLDGISFEENQAPARQKRKSVVQKIQYLMERTDQVQENINHLIKSYS
- the LOC125045830 gene encoding BAG family molecular chaperone regulator 1-like isoform X1 translates to MTVSGILRCQSTRAEEKDIARPRKRRFLKSNPAKMGDAEYNILLCHGSSKYEVVVWGAMTLADLASKIETVTHVSQASQKIIFKGKNLADPGVTLASYGIGPGAKVMVLGKKFDPEDDASYQAVAQIDNSCSAVEKKLNDLLPEVDSIANGYMEPHLCGEALVKLKKQLLGVNEEFMRLLERLDGISFEENQAPARQKRKSVVQKIQYLMERTDQVQENINHLIKSYS
- the LOC125045830 gene encoding BAG family molecular chaperone regulator 1-like isoform X3; the protein is MGDAEYNILLCHGSSKYEVVVWGAMTLADLASKIETVTHVSQASQKIIFKGKNLADPGVTLASYGIGPGAKVMVLGKKFDPEDDASYQAVAQIDNSCSAVEKKLNDLLPEVDSIANGYMEPHLCGEALVKLKKQLLGVNEEFMRLLERLDGISFEENQAPARQKRKSVVQKIQYLMERTDQVQENINHLIKSYS